The Papaver somniferum cultivar HN1 chromosome 3, ASM357369v1, whole genome shotgun sequence genome includes a region encoding these proteins:
- the LOC113361636 gene encoding uncharacterized protein LOC113361636 — MGKRDGAQGKGSGSSLQIKGSESRSANDKQKKPFNPAPRVSRGMENDAELMATPEDPQFRYPHTITAEEAGFDNRFHLVHGFWVPSVRAADYRRIVERFGHMCVHEEMPVNSLIVVAEDLLGITDGLAQAEETPIDPDTLRKWEAFIQTYLLIRFPIQWLKDLLNALPREIEKLDQEYRRLLNVANVKKEAYDRLIEDVGRSTKELRDARVAAEEVNARIVKKRAELTALNIN; from the coding sequence ATGGGGAAAAGGGATGGCGCCCAAGGTAAAGGGAGCGGCTCGAGTTTGCAGATCAAAGGCAGTGAGTCTCGGAGTGCCAACGACAAACAAAAAAAGCCTTTCAATCCCGCCCCTAGGGTTTCTCGCGGCATGGAAAACGACGCTGAGCTAATGGCGACTCCGGAGGATCCTCAATTTCGGTACCCTCATACTATTACGGCGGAGGAAGCTGGTTTCGACAACCGCTTCCATCTGGTGCATGGGTTCTGGGTTCCTTCTGTTAGAGCGGCTGATTATCGACGCATAGTGGAGAGATTCGGTCATATGTGTGTCCATGAAGAGATGCCTGTAAATTCTTTAATTGTTGTTGCTGAGGATTTATTAGGTATAACGGATGGCCTTGCTCAGGCGGAGGAGACTCCTATTGATCCGGATACATTGAGGAAGTGGGAAGCCTTTATTCAGACTTACCTGCTTATCCGATTTCCAATTCAATGGCTCAAGGATTTGCTGAATGCATTGCCTCGTGAAATCGAAAAGCTGGATCAAGAATACAGGCGCTTACTCAACGTTGCTAACGTGAAGAAAGAAGCATATGACCGGCTGATAGAAGATGTTGGACGATCTACTAAAGAGCTGAGGGATGCCCGAGTTGCTGCAGAGGAGGTTAACGCGCGCATTGTTAAGAAGAGGGCGGAGCTAACTGCTTTGAACATTAATTGA